A window of the Phaenicophaeus curvirostris isolate KB17595 unplaced genomic scaffold, BPBGC_Pcur_1.0 scaffold_50, whole genome shotgun sequence genome harbors these coding sequences:
- the LOC138733950 gene encoding hydrocephalus-inducing protein homolog codes for MAGVDRDQEDSQQEQQPAGKCSCWRIEPSKGVIPPNAELPVAVTANLDDTEIFKDKVKVFIENSCSYVIPVQAIGTGITIVTDKPVVPELNLGPRFSKIPFCYRFKVTKKGRKTHLLYWTTEGFSTFQQHHCLDALSTTEGKDSSQNPKSACPVFKLRPLSMELMPGKSMEMVVEGFSSTPQSGGEHMPCVFWVPWSHLLGNVQLSHTGVEGA; via the exons ATGGCTGGTGTGGACAGGGACCAAGAGGATTCACAGCAGGAGCAACAGCCA GCTGGCAAATGCTCATGCTGGAGGATTGAACCCAGTAAAGGAGTGATCCCCCCCAACGCCGAGCTGCCTGTGGCTGTCACAGCAAACTTGGatgacactgaaatatttaaggaCAAAGTGAAGGTGTTCATTGAGAACAGCTGTAGCTACGTCATCCCCGTCCAGGCGATTGGCACCGGCATCACAATTGTCACTGACAAACCCGTTGTTCCGGAGCTCAACTTGGGGCCCCGCTTCAG CAAAATTCCATTCTGTTACCGCTTCAAGGTAacgaagaaaggaagaaagacccATTTGCTCTATTGGACAACCGAAGGGTTTTCCACATTTCAGCAGCATCACTGTCTCGATGCCCTCAGTACCACCGAGGGCAAGGATTCCTCCCAGAACCCCAAATCTGCCTGCCCCGTGTTTAAGCTTCGACCGCTGAGCATGGAGCTGATGCCGGGCAAGAGTATGGAGATGGTGGTGGAAGGCTTCTCCAGCACTCCAcag TCAGGTGGTGAGCACATGCCGTGTGTTTTCTGGGTGCCCTGGTCACACCTGCTGGGTAACGTGCAGCTCTCGCACACGGGTGTTGAAGGAGCG